Proteins from a single region of Methanoculleus taiwanensis:
- a CDS encoding DNA topoisomerase I translates to MHLIIAEKNISANRIAGILAGDEKVRAVKDGSVSTYSFDTKTVVGLKGHVVEVDFEPGYTNWRSTVHTPRSLIDAGTVKKPTEKKIVGLIQKLAKKADLVTIATDYDTEGELIGKEAYELVRAVNKDVPVNRARFSAITPQEIRQAFANLTEIDFALAAAGEARQTIDLMWGASLTRFISIAAKRGGTNILSVGRVQSPTLAMIVEREKEIESFVPETYWMLSLATEKDGTAVEARHTHGKFDDHAEALAAEERTREPLTVTAIKEGQKTDRAPTPLDTTSFIVAASRLGFSAANAMRIAEDLYMNGYISYPRTDNTVYPKSLNLNGILQTLRGTDFDKDVAWVEKNRRPVPTRGKKETTDHPPIHPAGAATRQALAGDRWKIYELVVRRFLATLSPDATWATIKCTFDAGGEPYTATGGRLIDPGWRRVYPYSEAKENILPTFTVGERLPIHGIQLEEKQTQPPPRYSQSKLIQVMEELGLGTKSTRHEVIGKLVSRRYVQGNPLRPTLVGRAVTDALDNHADTITEPEMTRTLEEHMQLIKEQQRTREDVITESREMLHRVFDELEAHEQEIGGEIMEQTAEEHTLGPCPVCGEDLRIRHTGASQFIGCTGYPDCRFNISLPGSMWGRAIRVEEVCSEHTLAHVRLIRKGAPPWNIGCPLCSHIKSNVEALGMMPGMTDDIRERLRARHIYAVYDIAGMKPEALAEAAGVTETEAEMLIAEAGEVLNVLRRRSELRKFLRKIVPPRRGRSHAKIFAKLLDEGIGDIRSLSGARASTLKKAGISEAEAEELLTTSREICHERTLKEAGVPAVSLKKYREAGITSPDAFCLLPIPYLASRTGLNPETVYKHVEKVCEHLDRPVPLKITKGSYERGREDLLAVPGIGETTLEKLLLAGIYDKATLRNADPDQTAAITGIPAATIRTLIANLT, encoded by the coding sequence GTGCATCTGATCATCGCAGAGAAGAATATATCGGCAAACCGTATCGCCGGCATCCTTGCCGGCGACGAGAAGGTGCGGGCGGTCAAGGACGGAAGCGTCTCCACCTACAGTTTCGACACCAAGACCGTCGTCGGCCTGAAAGGCCACGTGGTCGAGGTGGACTTCGAGCCCGGCTACACGAACTGGCGGAGCACCGTCCACACGCCCCGGAGCCTGATCGACGCCGGGACGGTGAAGAAACCGACCGAGAAGAAGATCGTCGGCCTGATCCAGAAACTCGCCAAGAAAGCCGACCTCGTGACGATCGCGACCGATTACGATACCGAGGGAGAACTCATCGGGAAAGAGGCCTACGAGCTCGTCCGCGCCGTGAACAAGGACGTCCCGGTCAACCGCGCCCGGTTCTCGGCGATCACCCCGCAGGAGATCCGGCAGGCTTTCGCGAACCTCACCGAGATCGACTTCGCGCTCGCCGCCGCCGGCGAGGCCCGCCAGACGATCGACCTGATGTGGGGCGCCTCGCTCACCCGGTTCATCAGTATCGCCGCAAAGCGGGGCGGCACCAACATCCTCTCCGTCGGCCGGGTGCAGAGCCCGACGCTCGCGATGATCGTCGAACGGGAGAAGGAGATCGAGTCCTTCGTCCCCGAGACCTACTGGATGCTCTCCCTTGCGACCGAGAAGGACGGAACGGCCGTCGAGGCGCGGCACACCCACGGGAAGTTCGACGACCACGCCGAAGCGCTCGCCGCTGAAGAGCGGACGCGCGAGCCCCTGACCGTCACCGCGATCAAGGAGGGGCAGAAGACCGACCGGGCGCCGACCCCGCTCGATACCACGTCGTTCATCGTCGCCGCGAGCCGGCTCGGGTTCTCGGCGGCGAACGCGATGCGGATCGCCGAAGATCTCTACATGAACGGGTACATCTCCTACCCGAGAACCGACAATACGGTCTACCCGAAGTCCCTGAATTTAAACGGCATCCTCCAGACGCTCCGCGGGACGGACTTCGACAAAGACGTCGCATGGGTCGAGAAGAACCGCCGGCCGGTGCCGACCCGCGGCAAGAAGGAGACGACCGACCACCCGCCGATCCACCCCGCAGGGGCGGCGACCCGGCAGGCGCTGGCGGGCGACCGCTGGAAGATCTACGAACTCGTCGTCCGCCGGTTCCTCGCAACCCTCTCGCCCGACGCGACGTGGGCGACGATCAAGTGCACCTTCGACGCCGGCGGCGAGCCCTACACCGCGACGGGCGGGCGGCTGATCGATCCCGGGTGGCGCCGGGTCTACCCGTACAGCGAGGCGAAGGAGAATATCCTGCCGACCTTCACAGTCGGGGAGCGGCTCCCCATCCACGGGATACAGCTCGAGGAGAAGCAGACCCAGCCCCCGCCCCGCTACTCGCAGAGCAAGCTGATCCAGGTGATGGAGGAACTCGGCCTCGGAACGAAGAGCACCCGGCACGAGGTTATCGGAAAACTCGTCTCCCGCCGCTACGTGCAGGGTAACCCCCTCCGCCCGACGCTCGTCGGCCGTGCGGTCACCGACGCCCTCGACAACCATGCCGACACCATCACCGAACCCGAGATGACCCGGACGCTCGAAGAACATATGCAGCTCATCAAAGAGCAGCAGCGAACGCGGGAGGACGTGATCACCGAGTCCCGCGAGATGCTCCACCGGGTCTTCGACGAGCTCGAGGCACACGAACAGGAGATCGGCGGCGAGATCATGGAGCAGACGGCCGAAGAGCATACCCTCGGCCCCTGCCCGGTCTGCGGTGAGGATCTCCGGATCCGCCACACCGGCGCGTCGCAGTTCATCGGCTGCACGGGATACCCGGACTGCCGGTTCAACATCAGCCTCCCGGGCTCGATGTGGGGGCGGGCGATCCGGGTCGAGGAGGTCTGCTCCGAGCATACCCTCGCCCACGTCCGCCTCATCAGGAAGGGAGCGCCGCCCTGGAACATCGGCTGCCCGCTCTGCAGCCACATCAAGTCGAACGTCGAGGCGCTCGGCATGATGCCGGGGATGACCGACGATATCAGAGAGCGCCTCCGCGCCCGGCACATCTACGCGGTCTACGATATCGCGGGGATGAAACCGGAGGCTCTCGCCGAAGCCGCAGGCGTCACCGAGACCGAAGCGGAGATGCTGATCGCCGAGGCAGGGGAGGTCTTAAACGTCCTCCGGCGCCGCTCGGAACTTCGGAAGTTCCTCCGGAAGATCGTGCCGCCCCGCCGCGGCCGGAGCCACGCGAAGATCTTCGCAAAACTCCTCGACGAAGGGATCGGGGATATCCGCTCGCTCAGCGGGGCACGCGCCTCGACGCTCAAGAAGGCCGGGATCAGCGAAGCGGAGGCGGAGGAACTCCTCACCACCTCCCGCGAGATCTGCCACGAGCGGACGCTCAAAGAGGCCGGCGTTCCGGCCGTCTCCTTAAAGAAGTACCGCGAAGCGGGGATCACGAGCCCCGACGCCTTCTGTCTCCTCCCGATCCCCTACCTCGCCAGCAGAACCGGCCTGAATCCGGAGACCGTTTATAAACATGTGGAGAAGGTCTGCGAGCACCTCGACCGCCCGGTTCCTCTGAAGATCACGAAGGGGAGCTACGAACGCGGCCGCGAGGACCTGCTCGCCGTCCCGGGTATCGGCGAGACGACGCTCGAAAAGCTCCTCCTCGCCGGTATCTACGATAAAGCGACGCTTCGAAACGCCGACCCCGACCAGACCGCGGCCATCACCGGTATTCCGGCAGCCACGATACGCACCCTTATCGCCAACCTGACGTGA
- the gatB gene encoding Asp-tRNA(Asn)/Glu-tRNA(Gln) amidotransferase subunit GatB — protein MNVIIGLEIHVQLNTATKLFCRCSTDYRDDPPNTHCCPVCLGLPGALPRVNRKAVEYGLRVAKALEMEVPEESEFARKNYFYPDLPKAFQITQYDKPLAVWGNLEIEDDEGHEKTVRITRAHLEEDPGRLVHKGGGDRVRYSLVDYNRSGIPLLEIVTEPDLRSPQEARRFLNRLRSTLEYLGVFDGDKEGSLRVDANISIEGYERVEVKNISSYKGVEKALTFEVTRQRNLVRRGQPVTVRETRHFQEGRGVTTAARSKEEEHDYRYFPEPDLRPLAVSGWVEEIVLPELPVARKNRFVEQYGISLNHARTLTGDLEVAEFYERIAAVDPVLAATWVADTLLGELNYRSMRIAAVPPGHFAELLTLLKEDTITDKAGVEVLREMLDSCAAGEACEQPAAIVEREGLAKATGGEFDAIVRSVIEAHPQAVDDYRTGKKGALNFLVGQVMKETRGRADPRELGRIVAGCIDTTGV, from the coding sequence CCGCGTGAACAGAAAAGCAGTGGAGTACGGCCTCCGGGTCGCTAAGGCGCTCGAGATGGAAGTTCCCGAGGAGTCCGAGTTCGCCCGGAAGAACTACTTCTACCCGGATCTCCCGAAAGCCTTCCAGATAACCCAGTATGACAAACCCCTCGCAGTCTGGGGAAATCTCGAGATCGAGGACGACGAGGGGCACGAAAAGACGGTGCGGATCACGCGAGCGCACCTCGAGGAGGACCCCGGCCGGCTCGTCCACAAGGGCGGCGGCGACCGTGTCCGCTACTCGCTCGTCGACTACAACCGGAGTGGCATCCCGCTCCTCGAGATCGTGACGGAGCCCGACCTCCGCTCGCCGCAGGAGGCACGCCGGTTCTTAAACCGCCTCCGCTCGACGCTCGAATACCTCGGCGTCTTCGACGGCGATAAGGAAGGCTCGCTCCGGGTCGACGCGAACATCTCGATCGAGGGCTACGAGCGGGTGGAGGTCAAGAACATCTCCTCCTACAAGGGCGTCGAAAAAGCGCTCACCTTCGAGGTCACCCGGCAGAGGAACCTCGTCCGGCGCGGCCAGCCGGTCACGGTCAGAGAGACCCGCCACTTCCAGGAAGGAAGGGGCGTCACGACCGCGGCCCGGAGCAAAGAGGAGGAGCACGACTACCGCTACTTCCCGGAGCCCGATCTCCGGCCGCTCGCCGTTTCCGGGTGGGTCGAGGAGATCGTCCTCCCCGAGCTCCCCGTCGCCCGGAAGAACCGGTTCGTGGAGCAGTACGGGATCTCCCTCAACCACGCCCGGACGCTGACCGGCGACCTTGAGGTCGCCGAGTTCTACGAGCGGATCGCCGCCGTCGATCCGGTGCTCGCCGCCACCTGGGTCGCGGACACGCTCCTCGGCGAGCTCAACTACCGGAGCATGCGGATCGCGGCGGTGCCGCCCGGCCACTTCGCCGAGCTCCTCACACTCCTCAAGGAGGATACCATCACCGACAAGGCAGGCGTCGAGGTGCTCAGAGAAATGCTCGACTCCTGCGCCGCCGGTGAGGCGTGCGAGCAGCCCGCCGCCATCGTCGAGCGCGAAGGGCTCGCGAAGGCGACCGGCGGGGAGTTCGACGCAATCGTCCGCTCGGTGATCGAGGCGCACCCACAGGCAGTCGACGACTACCGCACCGGGAAGAAGGGTGCGCTCAACTTCCTCGTCGGCCAGGTGATGAAAGAGACGCGGGGACGCGCCGACCCGCGCGAACTCGGCCGGATCGTGGCCGGGTGCATCGACACGACCGGGGTGTAA
- a CDS encoding phosphoglycerol geranylgeranyltransferase, protein MQQNWKEWVHVTKLDPDKTISPQAVEDVVTSGTDALMLSGTLNVTPENMRDLLDMVAAHGLPLVVEPAGPECAIFDGIDLLFVPSVMNTDDARWIVGKHQAWLRRSNGSIHWEKVVPEAYIVLNPASAVGRVTGAHCEISASDVAAYASVADRYFRFPIVYIEYSGTYGDPAVVRAAAEAVENAVLYYGGGINSAERAAEMGRYADTIVVGNAVYDNGTDVLRATVRAVQ, encoded by the coding sequence ATGCAGCAGAACTGGAAAGAATGGGTTCATGTAACCAAACTCGACCCCGACAAGACGATCTCCCCGCAAGCGGTGGAGGATGTGGTAACGAGCGGGACGGACGCTCTGATGCTCTCGGGCACCCTGAACGTAACGCCCGAGAATATGCGCGACCTCCTCGATATGGTCGCCGCACACGGTCTCCCCCTCGTGGTGGAGCCCGCGGGGCCCGAGTGCGCGATCTTCGACGGGATCGACCTCCTCTTCGTCCCGAGCGTGATGAACACCGACGACGCCCGCTGGATCGTCGGGAAGCACCAGGCGTGGCTGCGGAGGAGCAACGGGAGCATTCACTGGGAGAAGGTCGTGCCCGAGGCCTACATCGTCCTGAACCCCGCTTCGGCCGTCGGCCGGGTGACAGGGGCGCACTGCGAAATCAGCGCCTCCGACGTCGCCGCCTACGCGAGCGTCGCCGACCGCTACTTCCGCTTCCCGATCGTCTACATCGAGTACTCCGGCACCTACGGCGACCCTGCGGTCGTGCGTGCCGCAGCCGAAGCGGTCGAAAACGCCGTCCTCTACTACGGCGGCGGGATCAACTCCGCCGAACGCGCCGCGGAGATGGGCAGGTACGCGGATACGATCGTCGTCGGGAACGCGGTCTACGATAACGGCACCGACGTACTGCGGGCGACCGTCCGGGCAGTGCAGTAA
- a CDS encoding RNA methyltransferase, whose product MPEIAFVLVEPLYEGNVGFTARVMKNFGFDRLVLVDPCPLGGDARARASHARDVLENARRCSLEDVYREHDFVVATTGEVSKSICTPTRMPYYGPAEVREIVADIDGTVAILFGRENWGLNNSELLRSNLICTIPTSATYPILNLSHAVGILCYELANLPRGTYHLASSVEMEALYAHIDQFLSRIDHPDCKRTTTMTLIRRVLGRTKLTAREASTFHGLMRRAEWHMENKEETINGFPEDTTINDSC is encoded by the coding sequence ATGCCGGAGATTGCATTCGTCCTCGTCGAACCCCTCTACGAGGGGAATGTCGGGTTTACCGCCCGCGTCATGAAGAACTTCGGGTTCGACCGGCTCGTGCTCGTCGACCCCTGCCCGCTCGGCGGCGACGCCCGCGCCCGGGCGTCGCATGCCCGCGACGTCCTCGAGAATGCCCGGCGCTGCAGCCTCGAGGATGTCTACCGCGAGCACGACTTCGTGGTGGCCACCACCGGCGAGGTGAGCAAGTCGATCTGCACGCCGACCCGGATGCCCTACTACGGGCCCGCCGAGGTGCGGGAGATCGTCGCCGACATCGACGGCACCGTCGCGATCCTCTTCGGCCGGGAGAACTGGGGCCTCAATAACAGCGAACTCCTGCGGAGCAATCTCATCTGCACCATCCCGACGAGCGCGACCTACCCGATCTTAAACCTCTCCCACGCCGTCGGGATCCTCTGCTACGAGCTCGCAAACCTCCCCCGGGGAACCTACCACCTGGCGTCGTCCGTCGAGATGGAGGCGCTCTACGCCCACATCGATCAGTTCCTCAGCCGGATCGACCACCCCGACTGCAAACGGACGACGACGATGACCCTGATCCGGCGCGTTCTCGGCCGGACGAAGCTCACCGCACGGGAGGCGAGCACGTTCCACGGCCTGATGCGGCGGGCCGAGTGGCACATGGAGAACAAAGAAGAAACCATAAACGGGTTTCCGGAAGATACTACTATCAATGATTCTTGTTGA